In Arthrobacter sp. B3I9, the following are encoded in one genomic region:
- the glgX gene encoding glycogen debranching protein GlgX, translating into MEVWPGSAYPLGATFDGTGTNFALFSERAERVELCLLADDLTETRIELTEVDGYVWHCYLPLVQPGQKYGYRIHGPYEPEHGNRFNPNKLLMDPYAKAVQGQIDWDPALFSYEFGDPDSRNDSDSAPHTMHGVVINPFFEWDGDRQLRIPYHESVIYEAHVKGLTKLHPEIPEEQRGTYAGVAHPATIEHLQKLGVTAIELMPVHQFVNDGTLVEKGLSNYWGYNTIGFFAPQNTYSSSGDVGHQVQEFKAMVRDLHKAGIEVILDVVYNHTAEGNHLGPTLSFKGIDNAAYYRLVDDDQKHYMDYTGTGNSLNVRHPHSLQLLMDSLRYWVTEMHVDGFRFDLASTLAREFYDVDRLSTFFELVQQDPIVSQVKLIAEPWDVGPGGYQVGNFPPQWTEWNGKYRDTVRDFWRGEPSTLGEFASRLTGSADLYESSARRPVASINFVTAHDGFTMRDLVSYNEKHNDANGEGNNDGESHNRSWNCGAEGDTDDEKVLTLRARQQRNFIATLLLSQGVPMLLHGDELGRTQQGNNNTYAQDSELSWIHWDALDQPLMEFTAVVNKIRRDHPIFRRSRFFDGRPVRRGEGEKLPDIVWLNTDGREMLPEDWGSGFGRTIGVFYNGHGIQEQDARGRRITDDSFLLAFNAHDGNVDFQLPAEEYSPFWDVLVDTSDEADTEQPLKAGSVLKLAAKSLVVLRAYSGPEVEVDYSAAASLAAMAEHEDEDETGTDASAAAAAPEAPEAPAPEAGEAPAAPAEEPASASGEGSAKESAKGPAKKADAKKPETGKGPAK; encoded by the coding sequence ATGGAAGTCTGGCCCGGATCGGCTTATCCCCTGGGAGCCACGTTTGACGGCACCGGTACCAACTTTGCCCTGTTCAGCGAACGGGCTGAACGGGTGGAGCTTTGCCTCCTGGCCGATGACCTGACCGAGACCCGGATTGAGTTGACCGAGGTAGACGGCTACGTCTGGCACTGCTACCTGCCGCTGGTCCAGCCCGGGCAGAAGTACGGCTACCGCATCCACGGCCCGTACGAACCGGAGCACGGCAACCGCTTCAACCCCAACAAGCTGCTGATGGATCCCTACGCGAAGGCCGTCCAGGGCCAGATCGACTGGGACCCGGCGCTCTTCTCCTACGAGTTCGGCGACCCCGACTCCCGCAATGACAGCGACTCCGCGCCGCACACCATGCACGGCGTGGTCATCAACCCGTTCTTTGAATGGGACGGTGACCGCCAGCTGCGCATTCCCTACCACGAGTCGGTAATCTACGAAGCGCACGTCAAGGGCCTGACGAAGCTGCACCCGGAGATCCCCGAGGAGCAGCGCGGCACCTACGCCGGCGTGGCACACCCGGCCACGATCGAACACCTCCAGAAGCTCGGCGTCACCGCGATCGAGCTCATGCCGGTCCACCAGTTCGTCAACGACGGCACGCTCGTGGAGAAGGGCCTCAGCAACTACTGGGGCTACAACACCATCGGCTTCTTCGCCCCGCAGAACACCTACAGCTCCTCGGGCGACGTCGGGCACCAGGTGCAGGAATTCAAGGCCATGGTCCGCGACCTGCACAAGGCCGGCATCGAAGTGATCCTGGACGTGGTGTACAACCACACCGCGGAAGGCAACCACCTCGGCCCCACCCTCTCCTTCAAGGGCATCGACAACGCCGCCTACTACCGCCTGGTCGACGACGACCAGAAGCACTACATGGACTACACCGGCACCGGCAACTCGCTGAACGTCCGGCACCCGCACTCCCTGCAGCTGCTCATGGACTCCCTGCGCTACTGGGTGACCGAGATGCACGTGGACGGCTTCCGGTTCGACCTCGCCTCCACCCTGGCCCGCGAGTTCTACGACGTGGACCGGCTCTCCACCTTCTTCGAACTGGTCCAGCAGGACCCGATCGTGTCCCAGGTCAAGCTGATCGCCGAGCCGTGGGACGTCGGCCCCGGCGGCTACCAGGTGGGCAACTTCCCGCCGCAATGGACCGAATGGAACGGCAAGTACCGCGACACGGTCCGCGACTTCTGGCGCGGCGAGCCCTCCACGCTGGGCGAGTTCGCCTCCCGCCTGACCGGCTCGGCAGACCTCTACGAGAGCTCGGCCCGCCGTCCGGTCGCATCGATCAACTTCGTCACGGCGCACGACGGCTTCACCATGCGCGACCTCGTGTCCTACAACGAGAAGCACAATGACGCCAACGGCGAAGGCAACAACGACGGCGAATCGCACAACCGGTCCTGGAACTGCGGCGCCGAGGGGGACACCGACGACGAGAAGGTGCTGACCCTTCGGGCCCGCCAGCAGCGCAACTTCATCGCCACGCTGCTGCTCTCGCAGGGTGTTCCGATGCTCCTGCACGGTGACGAGCTGGGCCGCACCCAGCAGGGCAACAACAACACCTACGCGCAGGACTCCGAACTGAGCTGGATCCACTGGGATGCGCTGGACCAGCCGCTGATGGAATTCACCGCGGTGGTCAACAAGATCCGCCGGGACCACCCCATCTTCCGCCGCAGCCGCTTCTTTGACGGCCGCCCCGTGCGACGCGGCGAGGGAGAGAAGCTCCCGGACATCGTCTGGCTGAACACCGACGGCAGGGAAATGCTCCCCGAGGACTGGGGCAGCGGTTTCGGCCGGACCATCGGCGTCTTCTACAACGGCCACGGCATCCAGGAACAGGACGCCCGCGGACGCCGGATCACCGACGACAGCTTCCTGCTCGCCTTCAACGCCCATGACGGCAACGTGGACTTCCAGCTGCCGGCCGAGGAGTATTCGCCGTTCTGGGACGTGCTGGTGGACACCTCCGACGAGGCCGACACCGAACAGCCCCTCAAGGCCGGATCCGTGCTGAAACTGGCGGCTAAGTCCCTGGTGGTGCTCCGCGCCTACTCCGGCCCCGAGGTGGAGGTGGACTACTCCGCAGCCGCTTCCCTGGCCGCGATGGCCGAGCATGAGGACGAGGACGAGACGGGTACCGACGCCTCGGCAGCAGCAGCTGCGCCGGAAGCCCCGGAAGCCCCGGCTCCGGAGGCAGGCGAGGCGCCCGCAGCGCCCGCAGAAGAACCGGCCAGCGCATCGGGTGAGGGTTCCGCCAAGGAATCGGCGAAGGGTCCCGCGAAAAAGGCGGACGCCAAGAAGCCCGAAACCGGGAAGGGACCGGCTAAATGA
- the treY gene encoding malto-oligosyltrehalose synthase, which yields MRTPASTYRLQIRSGFTLQDAAEVVPYLKSLGVDWIYLSPILTAEKGSDHGYDVTDPAVVDPDRGGPEGLIAASRAAREAGMGVLVDIVPNHVGVATPAQNPWWWSLLKEGQASPYAPAFDVDWDFGGGRIRIPVLGQDSDLDALEIRDGELRYYDHRFPLAEGTYTAGDDPREVHARQHYELIGWRRADNELNYRRFFAVNTLAGIRVEVPEVFDEAHEEIVRWFREGLVDGLRIDHPDGLADPEGYLRRLREVTGGSYLLIEKILEPGEVLPASFECEGTTGYDALADVDRVFVDAAGEGTLDALDTELRGGQAADYEDMIRGTKRRITDGILHSEMLRLARLVPAEAGLEPEASADALSEIIAAFPIYRSYLPTGADVLKEACELAVRRRPELDGAVGVLLPLLLDAEEELGRRFQQTSGMVMAKGVEDTAFFRYTRLGTLTEVGADPTEFAVAPEEFHVRMARRQAELPLSMTTLSTHDTKRSEDTRARISVLAELAGEWTAALTRLQQLAPLPDGPLANLLWQAIAGAWPADRERLQSYAQKAAREAGNSTNWTDPDADFEEHLTAAVDAAFDNEEVRAELEKLVALLDPYGAVNALGAKLVQLTMPGVPDVYQGTEFWDRSLTDPDNRRPFSFDARKRALAALDAGERPASFLDEAAKLLVTSRALRLRRDRPELFTGYTPVVAAGPAAAHLLAFNRGSGSAGALTLATRLPRGLEQEGGWRDTSISLDVSMTDELTGRSFGPGTVEVGAVLDTYPVALLVPTA from the coding sequence ATGAGAACGCCCGCGTCCACCTACCGGCTGCAGATCCGGTCCGGCTTCACGCTCCAGGACGCCGCGGAAGTGGTGCCCTACCTGAAGTCGCTGGGCGTGGACTGGATCTACCTTTCGCCCATCCTGACCGCCGAAAAAGGCTCGGACCACGGATATGACGTCACCGATCCGGCCGTCGTCGATCCTGACCGCGGCGGGCCGGAGGGGCTCATCGCAGCGTCCCGGGCCGCACGGGAGGCAGGCATGGGTGTGCTCGTCGACATCGTGCCCAACCACGTCGGCGTGGCAACCCCGGCGCAGAACCCCTGGTGGTGGTCGCTCCTCAAGGAGGGACAGGCTTCCCCGTACGCCCCCGCGTTCGACGTCGACTGGGACTTCGGGGGCGGCCGCATCCGGATTCCCGTGCTTGGACAGGACTCAGACCTCGACGCGCTGGAGATCCGCGACGGGGAGCTGCGGTACTACGACCACCGTTTCCCGCTCGCGGAAGGCACCTATACCGCAGGGGATGACCCCCGTGAGGTCCACGCCCGCCAGCACTACGAGCTGATCGGCTGGCGCCGCGCGGACAATGAACTCAACTACCGCCGGTTCTTCGCGGTCAATACACTTGCCGGCATCCGGGTGGAAGTCCCGGAGGTCTTCGACGAGGCCCACGAGGAGATCGTGCGCTGGTTCCGCGAAGGTCTCGTCGACGGACTGCGCATCGACCACCCGGACGGACTCGCCGATCCGGAGGGCTACCTGCGCCGCCTGCGTGAGGTCACCGGCGGCAGCTACCTGCTGATCGAGAAGATCCTCGAGCCCGGGGAAGTACTCCCGGCCAGTTTCGAATGCGAGGGCACCACAGGTTACGACGCCCTCGCGGACGTGGACAGGGTCTTCGTCGACGCCGCGGGCGAGGGCACGCTGGATGCCCTGGACACCGAGCTCCGTGGCGGCCAGGCCGCAGATTACGAGGACATGATCCGCGGCACCAAGCGCCGGATCACGGACGGCATCCTCCACTCCGAGATGCTCCGGCTGGCCCGGCTGGTGCCGGCAGAAGCCGGGCTTGAGCCCGAAGCCTCCGCCGACGCGCTGTCCGAAATCATCGCGGCTTTCCCGATCTACCGCAGCTATCTGCCGACGGGTGCGGATGTCCTGAAGGAAGCCTGCGAGCTTGCCGTCAGGCGGCGTCCGGAACTGGACGGCGCCGTGGGCGTGCTCCTGCCGCTGCTGCTCGACGCCGAGGAGGAACTGGGACGCCGTTTCCAGCAGACCTCCGGCATGGTCATGGCCAAGGGTGTGGAGGACACCGCGTTCTTCCGCTACACCAGGCTGGGTACACTCACCGAGGTCGGAGCGGATCCCACGGAGTTCGCCGTCGCGCCGGAGGAGTTCCACGTCCGGATGGCCCGCCGGCAGGCAGAGCTTCCGCTGTCCATGACCACGCTCAGCACCCACGACACGAAGCGCAGCGAGGACACCCGTGCGCGGATTTCGGTGCTCGCGGAGCTGGCCGGCGAATGGACGGCCGCCCTGACCCGGCTGCAGCAACTCGCGCCGCTGCCGGACGGGCCGCTTGCCAACCTGCTGTGGCAGGCCATCGCCGGAGCGTGGCCCGCTGACCGGGAACGGCTGCAGTCCTACGCGCAGAAGGCGGCCCGCGAGGCCGGCAACTCGACCAACTGGACGGACCCGGACGCGGACTTCGAGGAACACCTCACGGCCGCCGTCGACGCCGCCTTTGATAACGAAGAGGTGCGCGCTGAACTGGAGAAGCTGGTGGCGCTGCTGGACCCGTACGGAGCCGTAAACGCTCTGGGCGCGAAGCTGGTCCAGCTGACCATGCCGGGCGTTCCGGATGTCTACCAGGGCACGGAATTCTGGGACCGTTCGCTGACCGATCCGGACAACCGCAGGCCCTTCAGCTTCGATGCCCGCAAGCGCGCCCTTGCGGCGCTCGACGCCGGCGAGCGGCCGGCGTCGTTCCTGGACGAAGCGGCGAAGCTGTTGGTGACCTCCCGGGCCCTTCGGCTGCGCCGCGACCGGCCGGAGCTTTTCACCGGCTACACGCCGGTGGTGGCAGCCGGTCCTGCGGCAGCTCACCTGCTGGCCTTCAACCGGGGCAGCGGCTCCGCCGGGGCGCTCACCCTCGCGACCCGGCTGCCCCGCGGACTGGAGCAGGAGGGCGGCTGGCGCGACACCTCCATCAGCCTGGACGTGTCCATGACCGACGAACTGACGGGCCGGTCCTTTGGCCCCGGCACGGTGGAGGTGGGGGCGGTCCTGGATACCTACCCCGTCGCCTTGCTGGTGCCCACCGCCTAA
- the treZ gene encoding malto-oligosyltrehalose trehalohydrolase, producing the protein MTLPAHGSERFDLWAPEAQAVTLLADGQQYPMDRAGAERNGWWTAAGAPADGEVDYGYLVDGESTPLPDPRSRRQPEGVHSLSRTFDPAGHTWADGQWEGRALQGAVIYELHLGTFTPEGTLDAAAGKLEYLAELGVDFVELLPVNGFNGTHNWGYDGVLWYTVHEGYGGPAAYQRFVDAAHAAGIGVIQDVVYNHLGPSGNYLPKFGPYLKSGEGNTWGDSVNLDGPGSDEVRRYILDNAAMWLRDYHVDGLRLDAVHAFKDERAVHLLEDFGALADEVSAETGRPATLIAESDLNNPRLLYPRDANGYGLAGQWSDDFHHAVHVNVSGEATGYYEDFESLEALAKVLRSGFFHDGSYSSFRERHHGRPINPALAHPAALVVCSQNHDQIGNRATGDRLSQSLPYGKLALAAVATLTSPFTPMLFMGEEYGATTPWQFFTSHPEPELGKATAEGRIKEFERMGWDPAVVPDPQDPETFSRSKLNWSEAAEGDHARLLELYRSLIALRRTTPELTDPGFEATEVDFSEAEGWLVLQRGSVRVAMNFSAEPRRIAVPAAALLLATDDAAELDGGYLELPGHSAVVATE; encoded by the coding sequence ATGACCTTGCCTGCACACGGAAGCGAACGCTTCGATCTCTGGGCTCCGGAAGCGCAGGCGGTCACACTGCTTGCTGACGGACAGCAGTACCCGATGGACCGCGCCGGTGCGGAGCGGAACGGCTGGTGGACGGCTGCCGGCGCTCCCGCCGACGGCGAGGTGGACTACGGCTACCTCGTGGACGGCGAGAGCACGCCGCTGCCGGACCCGCGGTCCCGGCGGCAGCCGGAGGGTGTCCACTCGCTTTCCCGGACCTTCGACCCCGCCGGCCACACCTGGGCCGACGGGCAGTGGGAGGGACGCGCGCTGCAGGGTGCCGTTATCTACGAGCTGCACCTGGGCACGTTCACCCCCGAGGGAACGCTGGACGCCGCCGCCGGGAAGCTGGAGTACCTGGCGGAGCTTGGCGTTGACTTCGTCGAACTGCTGCCGGTCAACGGCTTCAACGGCACCCACAACTGGGGCTACGACGGCGTGCTCTGGTACACCGTGCACGAAGGGTACGGCGGCCCCGCAGCGTACCAGCGCTTCGTCGACGCGGCCCACGCCGCCGGCATCGGCGTCATCCAGGATGTGGTGTACAACCACCTCGGTCCCAGCGGGAACTACCTGCCCAAGTTCGGGCCGTACCTCAAGTCGGGGGAGGGCAACACCTGGGGTGACTCCGTGAACCTGGACGGCCCCGGCTCCGACGAGGTGCGCCGCTACATCCTGGACAACGCCGCCATGTGGCTGCGGGACTACCACGTGGACGGGCTGCGCCTCGATGCCGTGCACGCCTTCAAGGACGAGCGGGCGGTCCACCTGCTCGAGGACTTCGGCGCACTCGCCGACGAGGTGTCCGCCGAGACCGGACGCCCGGCCACCCTGATCGCGGAATCCGACCTAAACAATCCGCGCCTGCTCTACCCGCGCGATGCCAACGGGTACGGGCTCGCCGGGCAGTGGAGCGACGACTTCCACCACGCAGTCCACGTCAACGTCAGCGGCGAGGCCACAGGGTACTACGAGGACTTCGAGTCGCTGGAAGCCCTGGCCAAGGTCCTGCGCTCCGGGTTCTTCCACGACGGCAGCTACTCGTCGTTCCGCGAACGCCACCATGGCCGGCCGATCAACCCGGCGCTGGCCCACCCGGCCGCGCTCGTGGTCTGCAGCCAGAACCATGACCAGATCGGCAACCGGGCCACCGGTGACCGGCTGTCCCAGTCACTGCCATACGGGAAGCTGGCGCTTGCCGCCGTCGCCACCCTGACCTCACCCTTCACTCCCATGCTGTTCATGGGTGAGGAATATGGGGCCACCACGCCGTGGCAGTTCTTCACCTCCCACCCGGAACCCGAGCTCGGCAAGGCCACGGCGGAGGGCCGGATCAAGGAGTTCGAGCGGATGGGCTGGGACCCCGCCGTCGTGCCTGATCCCCAGGATCCGGAGACGTTCAGCCGCTCCAAGCTGAACTGGTCCGAAGCCGCCGAAGGGGACCACGCCCGGCTGCTGGAGCTCTACCGCTCCCTGATCGCGCTCCGCCGCACGACCCCGGAGCTCACCGACCCGGGCTTCGAAGCCACCGAAGTGGACTTCAGTGAGGCGGAAGGCTGGCTTGTGCTGCAGCGCGGCAGCGTCCGGGTGGCGATGAACTTCTCGGCCGAACCCCGGCGCATTGCCGTCCCCGCCGCGGCCCTGCTGCTCGCGACGGACGACGCCGCTGAGCTTGACGGCGGCTACCTCGAGCTTCCCGGCCACAGCGCCGTTGTTGCGACCGAATGA
- the mgrA gene encoding L-glyceraldehyde 3-phosphate reductase, producing MTYVAADNRYDSMPYRRVGRSGLHLPAISLGLWHNFGDDLPFANQRAILRRAFDLGVNHFDLANNYGPEAGSAETNFGRHLRDDFAPYRDELIISTKAGYRMWPGPFGEWGSRKYLLASLDQSLKRMGLDYVDIFYSHRPDPQTPLEETMGALDHAVRSGKALYAGISSYTPEQTLEAARILKELGTPLLIHQPSYSMLNRWTENGSPNLYEALDQVGAGSIAFSPLAQGMLTDRYLNGVPAGSRAAQDKSLDESSITEDKLDRIRGLREIAQSRGQTLAQMAIAWILRDQSKGSPVTSALVGASSVEQLEDTLSAIHRLDFSADELTAIDEFAVESDINLWAQK from the coding sequence ATGACTTACGTTGCTGCCGACAACCGGTACGACTCCATGCCCTACCGCCGCGTGGGACGCAGCGGCCTGCACCTGCCGGCCATCTCGCTGGGGCTGTGGCACAACTTCGGGGATGACCTGCCCTTCGCGAACCAGCGTGCGATCCTGCGCCGGGCGTTCGACCTGGGCGTCAACCACTTTGACCTGGCGAACAACTACGGACCGGAGGCGGGCTCCGCCGAAACCAATTTCGGCCGCCACCTGCGCGACGACTTTGCCCCGTACCGGGACGAACTCATCATCTCCACCAAGGCCGGTTACAGGATGTGGCCCGGGCCCTTTGGGGAGTGGGGGTCGCGGAAGTACCTGCTCGCCAGCCTGGACCAGTCACTGAAGCGGATGGGCCTCGACTACGTGGACATCTTCTACAGCCACCGTCCAGACCCGCAGACGCCGCTGGAAGAGACCATGGGCGCACTGGACCATGCCGTCCGTTCCGGCAAGGCCCTCTACGCCGGCATCTCCTCCTACACACCGGAGCAGACCCTGGAGGCGGCCCGGATCCTGAAGGAGCTCGGTACCCCGCTGTTGATCCACCAGCCCAGCTACTCCATGCTGAACCGGTGGACCGAAAACGGAAGCCCTAACCTGTACGAGGCACTGGACCAGGTGGGTGCCGGGTCCATCGCGTTCTCCCCGCTGGCGCAGGGCATGCTCACCGATCGCTACCTCAACGGGGTGCCGGCCGGTTCCCGCGCAGCGCAGGATAAGTCCCTGGACGAATCCAGCATCACCGAGGACAAGCTGGACCGCATACGCGGGCTTCGGGAGATCGCCCAAAGCCGCGGCCAGACGCTCGCGCAGATGGCCATTGCCTGGATCCTCCGGGACCAGAGCAAAGGCTCGCCGGTCACCTCAGCCCTCGTCGGGGCGTCCAGCGTGGAGCAGCTCGAGGACACGCTCTCGGCCATCCACAGGCTGGATTTCTCGGCCGACGAGCTCACGGCGATCGACGAGTTTGCGGTCGAATCCGACATCAATCTTTGGGCGCAGAAGTAG
- a CDS encoding inositol-3-phosphate synthase yields the protein MSSNPIRVAIVGVGNCAASLVQGVQYYKDADPQATIPGLMHVEFGKYHVNDVQFVAAFDVDGKKVGTDLADAIGASENNTIKIADVPPTGVTVQRGPTLDGLGKYYLETIEQSTDEPVDVVQALKDAKVDVMVCYLPVGSQEAAEYYAQAAIDAGVAFVNALPVFIAGTKAWADKFTAAGVPIVGDDIKSQIGATITHRVMAKLFEDRGVTLDRTYQLNVGGNMDFKNMLERDRLESKKISKTQAVTSNVEADLAAKDVHIGPSDYVQWLDDRKWAFVRLEGRNFGDAPVSLEYKLEVWDSPNSAGVIIDAIRAAKIGLDRGIGGPLLSASSYFMKSPPEQFNDDLAREKVEAFIRGDVER from the coding sequence GTGTCTTCAAATCCGATTCGTGTTGCAATCGTCGGTGTGGGTAACTGTGCCGCATCGCTGGTGCAGGGCGTGCAGTACTACAAGGACGCTGATCCGCAGGCCACGATTCCGGGTCTGATGCACGTGGAGTTCGGCAAGTACCACGTCAACGATGTGCAGTTTGTGGCCGCCTTCGACGTCGACGGCAAGAAGGTCGGCACCGATCTCGCCGACGCTATCGGCGCCAGCGAAAACAACACCATCAAGATCGCCGACGTCCCGCCGACCGGCGTCACCGTCCAGCGCGGCCCGACCCTCGACGGGCTGGGCAAGTACTACCTCGAGACCATCGAGCAGTCCACTGATGAGCCGGTCGACGTCGTCCAGGCCCTGAAGGATGCCAAGGTCGACGTGATGGTCTGCTACCTGCCGGTCGGATCCCAGGAAGCCGCCGAGTACTACGCGCAGGCCGCTATCGACGCCGGCGTGGCGTTCGTCAACGCCCTGCCGGTCTTCATCGCCGGCACCAAGGCGTGGGCCGACAAGTTCACCGCCGCCGGCGTGCCGATCGTCGGCGACGACATCAAGAGCCAGATCGGTGCCACCATCACCCACCGCGTCATGGCCAAGCTCTTCGAAGACCGGGGCGTCACGCTGGACCGCACCTACCAGCTGAACGTCGGCGGCAACATGGACTTCAAGAACATGCTGGAACGCGACCGCCTCGAGTCCAAGAAGATCTCCAAGACCCAGGCCGTCACCTCGAACGTCGAGGCCGACCTTGCGGCCAAGGACGTCCACATCGGCCCGTCGGACTACGTGCAGTGGCTCGATGACCGCAAGTGGGCCTTCGTGCGCCTCGAAGGCCGCAACTTCGGCGACGCCCCGGTGTCACTGGAGTACAAGCTGGAGGTCTGGGACTCGCCCAACTCTGCCGGCGTGATCATCGATGCCATCCGCGCCGCCAAGATCGGCCTGGACCGCGGCATCGGCGGCCCGCTGCTCTCCGCGTCGAGCTACTTCATGAAGTCCCCGCCGGAGCAGTTCAACGACGACCTCGCCCGCGAAAAGGTCGAGGCCTTCATCCGCGGAGACGTGGAGCGCTAA
- a CDS encoding DUF559 domain-containing protein — MRPPAALPAHLSMAPFTTYEARAARLSSSRLRSSDLASAGRLLYLPAGWEFELRGLARALSAATPGAWISHVTAAVVLGLWLPPWHRGSTELHLSKPRALPPVRRQGVVGHTVLAFDDEIMVCDGIRISTPARTWLDLARILPLNDLVAVGDQLVRHPHPELEGRGEPWATLPQLQVMLRRHPKLKGIVKAREAAGMIRSGADSAPETFLRLALTAAGMPEPELQLQIVPGDPRSPAADLGYRVRRVAIQYDGGHHLTREQQSRDNRRDEIFNAAGWRYFKFNADDLAEDFRGAVSRIRAALRAG; from the coding sequence ATGCGTCCCCCAGCGGCTCTGCCGGCCCACCTGTCCATGGCTCCGTTCACCACCTATGAGGCCCGGGCCGCGAGGCTGAGCAGCAGCCGGCTCCGATCATCCGACCTGGCCTCTGCGGGCAGGCTGCTCTACCTGCCCGCAGGCTGGGAGTTTGAGCTCCGAGGCCTGGCGCGTGCCTTGTCGGCCGCGACCCCCGGCGCGTGGATCTCCCACGTTACGGCGGCCGTGGTCCTTGGCCTGTGGCTCCCGCCCTGGCACCGCGGCAGCACCGAACTCCACCTCAGCAAGCCCAGGGCCCTGCCACCGGTCCGGCGGCAGGGCGTCGTCGGGCATACCGTCCTGGCGTTCGACGACGAAATCATGGTCTGCGACGGGATCCGGATCTCGACGCCGGCGCGGACCTGGCTGGACCTGGCGCGCATCCTGCCGCTGAATGACCTGGTGGCGGTGGGCGACCAGCTGGTGCGGCATCCCCATCCCGAGCTGGAGGGCCGCGGCGAGCCGTGGGCAACGCTTCCACAGTTGCAGGTGATGCTGCGGCGGCACCCTAAGCTCAAAGGAATCGTCAAAGCGCGCGAGGCGGCGGGGATGATCCGCTCCGGTGCCGACTCGGCTCCGGAGACTTTTCTCCGCCTGGCGCTGACTGCAGCCGGGATGCCGGAGCCGGAGTTGCAGCTCCAGATAGTGCCGGGGGATCCCCGCTCCCCCGCTGCGGACCTCGGTTACCGTGTGCGGCGCGTTGCCATCCAGTACGACGGCGGCCACCACCTGACGCGCGAACAGCAGTCCCGGGACAACCGCCGCGACGAGATTTTCAACGCTGCGGGATGGCGCTATTTCAAGTTCAACGCGGACGATCTGGCCGAGGATTTCCGCGGCGCGGTGAGCCGGATCCGGGCCGCCCTCCGGGCCGGTTAA